A genomic window from Paenibacillus sp. FSL K6-0276 includes:
- a CDS encoding HPr family phosphocarrier protein: MERTFMITDADGIHARPATALIKAVTNSNSEVFAEAKGTTIKVKSILNMLSLGLEQGDTIKFIANGEDEAAVLSELQSVMEKGLGVVHE, from the coding sequence GTGGAAAGAACATTCATGATTACAGATGCAGATGGAATTCATGCAAGACCAGCAACAGCTTTAATTAAAGCGGTGACGAATTCAAATTCTGAAGTGTTTGCTGAAGCGAAAGGTACAACAATAAAGGTGAAATCAATTCTAAATATGCTTTCTTTAGGTCTTGAACAAGGGGATACGATTAAGTTTATTGCGAATGGTGAAGATGAAGCAGCTGTCTTGTCAGAGCTTCAAAGCGTTATGGAAAAAGGGTTGGGCGTTGTACATGAATAA
- the ptsP gene encoding phosphoenolpyruvate--protein phosphotransferase: protein MNKIHGIAASAGISIARAYRLAHEELIIEKSGVSDIHLEMSRFDEAVKLSLAEIEILKERTQEKLGEEKAEIFESHLMLLSDAELIDAVKEKVNDKHVNAEYALQEVSTMYVSMFENMKSAYLQERAADMRDVTKRVLSHLLNVKFVNLAAISEEVVLIAKDLTPSDTAQLDRQYVKGFVTNIGGRTSHSAIMARSLEIPAVVGTKDIMDVVIDGDIIIIDGMEGHVIIHPTDEVIAAYHAKQVAYEEQKAEWAKLRLEPTLTQDGHHVELGANIGTPTDVDGVLNNGGEAVGLYRTEFLYMGRDKLPTEEEQFSAYKTVLQKMSGKPVVVRTLDIGGDKELPYLNLPKEMNPFLGFRAIRLCLEEQGVFRTQLRALLRASVFGNLKIMFPMIATLEEFREAKAILLEEKKKLVDEGIEVSEQIEIGIMVEIPSTAVLADQFAKEVDFFSIGTNDLIQYTLAADRMNERVSYLYQPYNPSILRLIKQVIEAAHQHGRWVGMCGEMAGDATAIPLLIGLGLDEFSMSATSILSARSQISKLNQKQMRELAQQALECGTAKEVVDLVNASLFINSLS, encoded by the coding sequence ATGAATAAGATTCATGGAATCGCAGCATCCGCAGGGATATCAATTGCTAGAGCTTACCGCCTTGCGCATGAAGAGTTAATTATTGAAAAAAGCGGTGTATCTGACATTCATCTTGAGATGAGTAGGTTCGATGAAGCGGTGAAACTTTCTCTCGCTGAAATTGAGATTCTAAAGGAAAGAACACAAGAGAAGTTAGGGGAGGAGAAAGCAGAAATTTTTGAATCCCATCTTATGCTTCTTTCCGATGCAGAATTAATTGATGCTGTAAAAGAAAAAGTGAACGATAAACATGTTAATGCTGAGTATGCTTTACAGGAAGTTTCAACGATGTACGTTAGTATGTTCGAGAATATGAAAAGTGCATATCTTCAAGAGCGTGCAGCTGATATGCGAGATGTAACGAAACGTGTTCTATCCCATCTCCTGAATGTAAAGTTCGTTAATCTTGCAGCCATCTCCGAGGAAGTTGTGCTGATCGCGAAGGACCTAACGCCTTCAGATACAGCACAACTAGATCGACAGTATGTAAAAGGCTTTGTAACCAACATTGGTGGTCGTACTTCACATTCAGCAATTATGGCAAGATCACTTGAAATTCCGGCAGTTGTAGGCACCAAAGATATTATGGATGTTGTTATAGATGGCGATATCATCATTATCGATGGTATGGAAGGACACGTGATTATTCATCCAACGGATGAAGTCATTGCAGCCTATCATGCGAAGCAAGTAGCTTATGAGGAACAAAAAGCCGAGTGGGCGAAACTTCGTCTTGAACCGACCCTTACACAAGATGGACACCACGTCGAACTAGGCGCAAACATAGGTACACCAACGGATGTTGATGGTGTTCTGAATAACGGCGGCGAAGCGGTTGGACTCTATCGTACTGAATTTCTGTATATGGGTCGTGACAAGCTTCCAACGGAGGAAGAGCAGTTTAGCGCTTATAAGACGGTATTACAGAAAATGAGTGGTAAACCGGTCGTTGTACGCACACTAGATATTGGCGGCGACAAAGAGTTGCCTTACCTCAATTTACCGAAAGAAATGAATCCTTTCTTAGGCTTCCGCGCGATTCGACTATGTCTAGAGGAGCAAGGAGTATTCCGTACACAGTTGCGTGCATTATTACGAGCAAGTGTGTTCGGTAACCTGAAAATCATGTTCCCCATGATTGCAACGCTGGAAGAGTTCCGTGAGGCGAAGGCCATATTATTAGAAGAGAAGAAGAAGCTTGTTGATGAGGGCATTGAAGTTTCAGAACAAATAGAGATCGGTATCATGGTTGAGATTCCTTCAACGGCTGTATTAGCTGATCAGTTCGCAAAGGAAGTAGATTTCTTCAGTATTGGAACGAATGACTTAATTCAATATACACTGGCTGCCGATCGAATGAATGAACGTGTATCGTACTTATATCAACCGTACAACCCATCCATTTTACGCTTAATTAAGCAAGTTATCGAGGCGGCGCATCAACATGGTCGATGGGTGGGCATGTGTGGCGAGATGGCAGGGGATGCAACAGCTATCCCTCTACTCATTGGACTTGGTTTGGATGAATTCAGTATGAGTGCGACGTCTATTCTATCTGCACGCTCGCAGATATCCAAGCTTAATCAGAAGCAGATGCGGGAACTAGCGCAACAAGCCTTGGAATGTGGTACGGCAAAGGAAGTTGTTGATTTGGTAAATGCATCGTTGTTCATTAATTCTTTGAGTTAA
- a CDS encoding glycoside hydrolase family 1 protein has product MNKDNNPTLHFPDSFLWGGAVAANQIEGAYNEDGKGLSTQDVSPKGIMGPITEYPTEENLKLVGIDFYHRYKEDVKLFAEMGFKVFRTSIAWSRIFPNGDDLVPNEKGLQFYDELFDECHKYGIEPLVTLSHYETPLHLSKQYNGWVNRRLVEFYTRYVTVVFNRYKDKVKYWLTFNEINSILEAPFMSGGIYTPKEQLTKQDLYQAVHHELVASAAAVKLCHEIIPDAKIGCMMLALPTYPLTPNPNDVIATMHYEHKNYFFGDVHVRGVYPGYMKRYFREHGITIEIEPGDEEMLLNTVDFISFSYYMSNCETTDPSVVSGPGNIFGGVPNPHLEASEWGWQIDPQGLRYVLNMLYDRYQKPLFIVENGLGAVDELIVNDAGEKTVEDDYRIQYLNDHLVQVVEAIEDGVDVMGYTSWGCIDLVSASSAQLKKRYGYIYVDRNDDGSGTLERYRKKSFHWYKQVIATNGKSLRVK; this is encoded by the coding sequence ATGAATAAAGACAATAATCCTACTTTACATTTCCCCGATAGCTTCTTATGGGGCGGTGCCGTGGCAGCCAATCAGATTGAAGGTGCTTATAACGAAGATGGTAAGGGATTGTCTACGCAAGATGTGTCGCCGAAGGGAATTATGGGACCCATTACTGAGTACCCAACGGAAGAGAACTTGAAGTTGGTCGGAATAGACTTTTATCATCGATATAAAGAAGACGTAAAGCTGTTTGCAGAAATGGGATTTAAAGTGTTCCGTACTTCGATTGCATGGTCACGTATTTTTCCCAATGGGGACGACTTGGTGCCAAATGAGAAAGGACTTCAATTCTATGATGAGCTATTTGATGAATGTCACAAATATGGTATTGAGCCGCTAGTAACACTCTCACACTATGAAACCCCATTACATTTATCCAAACAGTATAATGGATGGGTAAACCGTAGGCTCGTTGAGTTTTATACACGGTATGTGACAGTGGTGTTCAATCGCTATAAGGACAAAGTGAAATATTGGCTGACGTTTAATGAAATCAACTCCATCTTAGAGGCACCGTTCATGAGTGGTGGAATTTATACACCCAAGGAACAACTTACGAAACAAGATCTTTACCAAGCGGTACATCATGAGCTTGTTGCAAGTGCTGCTGCTGTAAAGCTCTGTCATGAGATTATTCCTGATGCGAAAATTGGCTGTATGATGCTTGCGCTGCCAACGTATCCACTAACACCAAATCCGAATGATGTCATTGCTACAATGCACTATGAGCACAAGAATTACTTCTTTGGTGATGTACATGTTCGCGGCGTCTATCCAGGCTATATGAAGCGTTATTTCCGGGAGCATGGAATAACGATTGAAATAGAACCGGGCGATGAAGAAATGCTTCTTAACACGGTAGATTTCATTTCGTTCAGCTACTACATGAGCAATTGCGAAACGACTGACCCGAGCGTCGTAAGTGGACCAGGTAACATCTTCGGTGGTGTTCCAAATCCGCATCTGGAGGCAAGCGAGTGGGGATGGCAAATTGATCCGCAAGGTTTGCGATACGTACTCAATATGCTCTATGATCGCTACCAAAAGCCACTATTTATTGTTGAGAACGGTCTTGGTGCGGTGGATGAGCTCATTGTCAATGATGCAGGCGAGAAAACGGTTGAAGATGACTACCGTATTCAGTATTTAAATGATCATCTCGTACAGGTTGTTGAAGCCATTGAAGATGGTGTTGATGTGATGGGGTATACATCATGGGGTTGTATTGATCTCGTGAGTGCATCTTCGGCTCAATTGAAAAAACGCTACGGATATATTTATGTGGATCGCAATGATGATGGGAGCGGTACGCTTGAACGTTATCGTAAGAAATCCTTCCATTGGTACAAACAAGTTATTGCAACCAACGGAAAGTCTCTACGAGTGAAGTAA
- a CDS encoding ATP-binding protein produces the protein MSYSENELRSSLTLAVPIILNRHFHSMNMNKNIESAWFVETHNELLDSTFSTILMSMVEALFLDSFDYDQYLNLLEKEGFEQGIYTAEIFGDHFDIILEMSKDLNLIAQNVMFKIIEEMEDDSTIRLIFYNRLMECNWTRFSGFAQGYLSNKNQQIDKLHEQKIAVMGQMAAGMAHEIRNPLASIKGFAQLVNNRLYEPEIKADELRAYLDITIKEIDALNGLVTDFLVLARKGDSTKNNGVVFNVIEVIHRVNNIVNQLILSDDIILSVEYSLEKVLTYGSASQLEQVILNILKNSIDSFTAFRGRIDITVTAVAETNEIILIFKDNGEGISQDKLNRIFDPFFTTKQKGTGIGLSICKQLIEMYGGHIKVDSEVQVGTSVMVILPWVSDYHN, from the coding sequence ATGTCATATAGTGAAAATGAATTGCGTTCGTCATTAACCCTAGCTGTTCCAATTATTTTAAACAGGCATTTTCATTCTATGAATATGAATAAAAATATTGAATCCGCCTGGTTTGTAGAGACGCATAATGAATTGTTAGATTCAACATTCAGTACGATATTAATGAGTATGGTAGAAGCACTGTTCTTGGATTCATTTGATTACGACCAATACCTAAACCTACTAGAAAAAGAGGGGTTTGAGCAAGGGATTTATACTGCAGAAATATTCGGTGATCATTTTGATATCATACTGGAAATGAGCAAGGATTTAAACTTAATCGCTCAGAATGTTATGTTTAAGATCATTGAAGAGATGGAAGATGATTCTACGATTCGATTGATTTTTTATAATCGTTTAATGGAATGCAACTGGACACGTTTTTCTGGCTTTGCACAGGGTTATTTGTCTAATAAAAACCAACAAATTGACAAGTTACATGAACAAAAAATTGCTGTTATGGGACAAATGGCAGCAGGTATGGCACATGAAATACGGAATCCGCTTGCTTCGATTAAAGGATTTGCTCAGCTTGTAAATAATAGGCTATATGAGCCGGAGATCAAGGCGGATGAATTGCGAGCTTATTTGGATATAACCATCAAAGAGATTGATGCTCTGAACGGATTAGTAACGGACTTCCTAGTACTGGCTCGAAAAGGAGATAGTACGAAGAATAACGGCGTAGTATTTAACGTTATCGAGGTTATACATAGAGTTAATAACATCGTGAATCAACTCATACTTAGTGATGATATTATTCTTTCCGTAGAGTATTCATTAGAGAAAGTACTAACGTATGGAAGCGCCTCTCAACTAGAGCAGGTAATCCTGAATATCTTGAAAAATAGTATTGATTCATTTACAGCATTTAGAGGCAGAATAGACATTACAGTTACCGCTGTTGCTGAGACTAACGAAATTATACTTATCTTTAAAGACAATGGAGAAGGAATTTCACAGGATAAATTAAACCGGATATTTGACCCATTCTTTACAACCAAGCAAAAAGGGACAGGAATTGGATTATCGATTTGTAAACAATTAATAGAAATGTATGGGGGACATATTAAGGTGGATTCAGAAGTTCAGGTAGGAACTAGTGTGATGGTTATTTTGCCTTGGGTAAGTGATTATCACAATTGA
- a CDS encoding GyrI-like domain-containing protein yields MPKYEWKKHDKACYVPGQKPVLIEVPEMQYFMIQGKGDPNSKAFQEHVEVLYALSYAIRMMPKQGVTPEGYFEYTVFPLEGCWDLDEEGRKLDYLDKNHLIYTLMIRQPNFVTVELFQWAVEQVRRKKRHLDVESVRLDKITEGLCVQVMHLGSYDNEPETFVMMEQYCADHQLRRAEKTHKEIYLTDARKTVPEKLKTVLRFKVERDI; encoded by the coding sequence ATGCCGAAATATGAATGGAAGAAACATGACAAAGCATGCTATGTACCAGGTCAGAAGCCAGTTCTGATTGAAGTACCGGAAATGCAATATTTTATGATTCAAGGCAAGGGAGACCCGAACAGTAAGGCATTTCAAGAACATGTAGAGGTACTCTATGCACTGTCTTATGCGATTCGTATGATGCCGAAGCAGGGAGTTACACCAGAAGGATATTTTGAATATACGGTGTTTCCATTAGAGGGATGTTGGGACTTAGATGAAGAGGGAAGAAAGTTGGATTACTTGGATAAGAATCATTTGATTTATACCTTGATGATTCGGCAGCCGAACTTCGTTACAGTGGAGTTGTTCCAATGGGCAGTAGAGCAGGTTCGACGCAAGAAAAGGCATCTCGATGTGGAATCCGTTCGGTTGGACAAGATCACTGAGGGCTTGTGTGTGCAAGTGATGCATCTTGGCAGCTATGATAACGAACCGGAGACATTTGTAATGATGGAGCAATATTGCGCTGATCATCAGCTTCGAAGAGCCGAGAAAACACATAAAGAAATTTATCTGACGGATGCCCGTAAAACAGTACCAGAAAAACTGAAGACGGTTCTGCGATTTAAGGTGGAAAGAGATATATAA
- a CDS encoding ATP-dependent DNA helicase translates to MYDRFPRIGLKERIGQQDMSLDIADAYINGRNAMIEAGVGIGKSFAYLIPSLLINQVSRQPIIIATSSIQLSEQIHKDLRFIGSRLGFTSVRSVVGKGMGQYACRYRATDLLQPDNSSSTLSTLAQRIVNYDIDERADIKGGVSDAVWSNVCVNDCKFERCHYKSTCSFYEMRAKINASASDMDFIIVNQDLLIRDLIKKKEGTKGLITERPALIVIDEAHNLEAKVRDARTLEFTFRGTCRILDDALQILFKQSADMDLMPQFKFLKRCVGHIFKQVESDLLQTAKQDNDRIKVSEIAVIPLRRGAQVLKGFNLSLSVLTSRHEREIDNIFEAMNGLIDLFDILAGVEDNYLIWASNTQREATISICPKGISQFLRYSLFNGKTSVILTSATMCQSGETLEEQYAYLTESLGYRGDYMERQASPFDYDNHTMMYIAKDIPYYNHQNKGGYLEAAYKEMMRLCNLTDGRTLVLFSAKEDMKYIHNKLKSEKLAWAVHVQREGSSQDGVIAEFRGSKGVLLSTGVFWEGVNIEGSDLSQLIIFRLPFPVPADPVYEYKASLAKDPLKDVFVPDMLLRLRQGTGRLIRSETDLGVLSILDSRLSAAAKKDYRDKVLGSLPFKKVTEDFRVLEKFVKEKEIQLSDK, encoded by the coding sequence ATGTATGATAGATTTCCCAGGATTGGACTTAAAGAGCGGATCGGCCAGCAGGATATGTCTCTGGATATCGCTGATGCTTATATTAATGGTAGAAACGCAATGATTGAAGCTGGAGTCGGCATCGGTAAGTCCTTTGCATACCTCATTCCCAGCCTGCTCATAAACCAAGTCTCACGGCAACCGATCATTATTGCAACATCCTCCATACAACTTTCAGAACAGATACATAAAGATCTGAGATTTATCGGAAGCCGGCTCGGATTTACATCGGTTCGCTCCGTAGTCGGAAAAGGCATGGGGCAGTATGCTTGCCGGTACAGGGCAACAGACCTGTTACAACCTGATAATTCAAGCTCAACTCTGTCTACGCTTGCCCAGCGTATTGTGAATTATGACATTGATGAGAGAGCAGATATTAAGGGCGGAGTTAGTGATGCTGTATGGTCTAATGTTTGTGTGAATGATTGTAAATTTGAACGTTGCCATTATAAAAGTACATGTTCGTTTTACGAGATGAGAGCTAAGATTAACGCCAGCGCCAGCGACATGGATTTTATTATCGTAAACCAGGACCTGCTCATCCGTGATTTGATCAAGAAAAAAGAAGGAACGAAGGGATTAATCACTGAACGGCCAGCTCTGATCGTAATTGATGAAGCTCATAATCTGGAAGCAAAGGTTAGAGATGCAAGAACGCTCGAGTTTACATTCCGGGGAACCTGCCGTATTCTGGATGACGCCTTACAGATTCTCTTCAAACAATCCGCAGATATGGACCTTATGCCTCAATTTAAATTTTTAAAAAGATGTGTTGGCCATATTTTCAAACAGGTAGAGTCGGATTTGCTTCAAACAGCCAAGCAGGACAATGACCGTATAAAAGTGTCGGAGATCGCAGTAATTCCGTTAAGACGAGGGGCACAGGTTTTGAAAGGGTTTAATCTTAGCCTTTCCGTCTTAACTTCACGGCATGAGCGGGAGATCGACAATATTTTTGAAGCTATGAACGGACTTATAGATCTCTTTGATATACTCGCCGGAGTGGAGGATAACTATCTGATCTGGGCAAGCAATACCCAACGTGAGGCTACCATTAGTATCTGTCCTAAAGGCATAAGCCAGTTTCTAAGGTATAGCTTATTTAACGGGAAGACATCTGTTATTTTAACGTCAGCAACCATGTGCCAAAGCGGAGAAACACTAGAGGAACAATACGCTTATCTGACTGAGTCCCTCGGTTATAGGGGTGATTATATGGAGCGCCAGGCTTCACCATTTGATTATGACAACCACACCATGATGTATATTGCCAAGGACATCCCATACTACAACCATCAGAACAAGGGAGGTTATCTTGAAGCGGCATACAAGGAAATGATGAGGCTCTGTAATTTAACGGACGGACGGACATTGGTCCTTTTTTCAGCTAAGGAGGATATGAAGTACATTCATAATAAGTTAAAATCCGAGAAGCTTGCATGGGCGGTGCATGTTCAAAGAGAAGGATCATCTCAGGATGGGGTGATCGCTGAATTCCGGGGTAGTAAAGGTGTCCTTCTTAGTACCGGTGTATTCTGGGAAGGCGTGAATATCGAAGGTTCCGATTTGTCGCAGTTAATTATTTTCCGTTTGCCCTTCCCCGTTCCTGCCGATCCTGTCTATGAATATAAGGCATCTTTGGCGAAGGATCCCTTAAAAGACGTTTTTGTACCGGACATGCTGCTACGCTTAAGACAAGGAACCGGGCGCCTGATCCGTAGTGAAACTGACCTTGGTGTACTCAGCATACTTGATTCCCGTCTGTCCGCTGCAGCCAAAAAAGATTACCGGGATAAGGTACTGGGATCTTTACCATTTAAAAAGGTTACCGAGGACTTTAGGGTTCTGGAGAAGTTTGTAAAAGAAAAAGAGATACAACTTAGCGACAAGTAG
- a CDS encoding transposase, whose protein sequence is MVTEPESVFGQLKNNRGFRRFLLRVMQKVTLEVGWLSLACNLLKQAATDRKQKPASLQ, encoded by the coding sequence ATGGTGACTGAACCGGAAAGTGTGTTTGGACAACTAAAGAACAACCGGGGATTCCGACGTTTCCTGCTTCGAGTCATGCAAAAAGTAACCCTCGAAGTCGGGTGGCTTTCCCTTGCCTGTAATCTGTTGAAGCAAGCCGCAACAGACCGAAAACAGAAACCAGCAAGTCTCCAATGA